The genomic region CCAGCTCTTCACCGGAGAGGATCGAGTTGTAGGTGTCCATCGGCGGGAAGTGCGTGAACATGCGGGTGCCGTCGATGCCCTCCCATTCGAAGGTGTGATGCGGGAATCGGTCGGTGTCGTTCCACGAGATCTTCTGGGTGACGAACTGCTCCAGTCCCGCGCCGGCCAGAAGCTGGGGAAGCGCGCCCGTGTAGCCGAACGAATCGGGCAGCCACCCGGTCGTCGCACGCACGCCGAACTCGCGCTCGAAGAAGCCCTGCCCGGCGACGAACTGCCGCACCATCGCCTCGCCGCCCACCATATTGGTGTCGGACTCCACCCACATGCCGCCGACGGGCACGAACCGGCCGTCGGCGACGCGGGCGCGGATGCGCTCGAAGAGCTCCGGGTAGAACTGCTTCATCCAGGCGTACTGCTGAGCGGACGAGCAGGCGAAGACGAAGTCCGGGTAGTCGTCCATCAGCGCGAGCACGTTGGAGAACGTGCGGGCGCACTTGCGAATGGTCTCGCGCGTCGGCCACAGCCAGGCCGAGTCGATGTGCGCGTGGCCGACGGCACTGATCCGATGCACACCCACCGCGGCCTCGACGCCGAGGACGCCGGCGAGCGCATCGCGGCCCGCTGCGGCCGTGCCCGCGACGTCGTGCGGGTCCATGGCGTCGCACATGTGCTCGAGGGCGCGAAGGATCTGGGCCGCGCGATTGGATGTCTCAGGCAGCTCGGCGTGCAGCCCGAGCAGCGTCCACACATCGCGCTCAAGCTCCCACACCGTGACGTCGCGCACGGCGAGGTCGATGTGCCGCAGCACGTAGATCGGCGCGGTTCCCGCCGTGGACTTGTCGCCGAGCGGCGTCACGCCCCACTGCCACGATCCCCCGATGTTCGGATTGGACGCGGCCTCGACGTAGAGGTCGACGGTGGCTCCGTCGATCCGTACCGCGCTGTTGAACGGCTCGACGGCCTTCACCGTCGTGCCGTCCGGCCGGAACACGAGACCCTCGGCCTGGAAGCCGGGAGCGTCGCCCTCGAATCCGAGGTCGACCAGCATCTCGACCGGACGGGAATCGGATGCCGACAGCCAGGCATCCGGAACGCTGCCCGTCACGTGGAACCACGTGGTGCCCCACGGCTTGCTCCACGGGCTTCCCGCGGTGAACGGCTCGAAGCGCTGGCCGACCGCGTCGGCGAACGGCACGGGCTCGTCCGGGACGTCCCACGCGGTCAACGAGAGCGGGATGCGCTCGGGATAGACCGCGGGAGAGATGCGTTCGCCCAGGAATCGGGTGATGCGCTCGAGAACGAGGCGCGAGTCATTGTGCACGGTGAAGCTCCTTGATACTGCGTGCTGGTGTCGTGTGGTCGGTCGTACGCCCGGTCATCCCTTGACCGCGCCGGCGAGCGCGGACCCTCCGCCGAGGAAGCGGGAGGTGACGACGTAGAGGCCGAGCACGGGGATCGAGTAGATGAGTGAGAACGCGGCGAGCTTTCCGTAGGCCACCGCGCCGTACTGCCCGAAGAACTGGTAGATGCTCACGGACGCCGGCATGTTGTCGGGGCTGAGCAGCAGCACGAACGGGATGAAGAAGTTTCCCCACGCCTGCACGAACACGAAGATGAACACGACGGCGAGGCCCGGACGCATCAGCGGCACCACGATGCGGGTCAGCGTCGACATCATCGACGAGCCGTCGGTCCAGGCCGCCTCCTCGAGGGTGATCGGCACGGAGTCCATGAAGTTCTTCATCATCCAGATCGCCATCGGCAGGCTCGTCGCCGCCATGAAGAGCACAGTGCCCCAGACGGAGTCGAGCAGGTTCAGCGACACGAAGAGGTTGTAGACCGGCACCATCATGGCGGTGATCGGCAGGCAGGTGCCGAAGAGGATGCCGTACATGAACGGCTTGTTGATGCGCATGCGATACCGAGACAGCGGGTACGCGGCCAGCACGGCGATCACCACGGTGATGATGGCGCATCCGAACGAGATCACCACGCTGTTCCACAACGGCTCGAAGGCCAGGCTGGGCGTGAGCACCGACGTGAAGTTGTCGAGGGTGAACGGAGCGGGCAACTTCAACGTGAGGTTCGCGGTGCCGTCGAACGACGCGATGAGAAGCCACAGCAGCGGGAGCAGGAAACAGAGCCCGGTGATCACCAGGATCGTGTTCGAGACGATCTTCAGGCCGCGCCCGGAAGGCGATGACAGTTTCATTTTCAGTCCACCTCCGGCTTCAGCGCCCTGATGTAGATCACCGAGAAGACGGCGCCGATGATGAGCATGACCACGGCGATCGCCGTGCCGAGCCCGAGTTGCGAGAACTTGAACGCCTCCTGGTAGGCCAGCACGGGCAGCGTCGAGCTGTCGGTGCCCGGGCCACCGGCGGTCATGATGTAGATGAGGCCGAATACGCTGAGCGTCTGCAGCGTGGTCAGCATGAGGTTCGTCGAGATGCTGCGCCTGATCATCGGCAGCGTGATGTAGATCAGCCGCTTCCATCCGCTCGCGCCGTCGATCTCCGCCGATTCGGTGATCTCCTCCGGCACCTCGGTGATCGCCGCCGAGTAGACCATCATCGAGAACGCGGTTCCGCGCCAGATGTTCGCCAGGATGACCGAGACCATGGGCACCACGTAGAGCCAGTCGGGCCCCTTCAGGCCGACGACCCCGAGAATCGCGTTCAGGGTGCCGCCTCCGTTGAAGAACGCGTAGGCGCAGAAGGCGCCGACGACCTCGGGAACCACCCACGACGTCACCACGAGGGTGCCGACGATGCCGGAGACCACCTTGTGACCCGAGCGCATCAGCATCGCGAGCGCGAGCCCCAGCACGTTCTGCCCGATGATCGCGCTGCCGACGACGAAGAGGATCGTCAGCCACACCGACTTCAGGAAGTCCGGGTTCTGAAACAGCTGGATGTAGTTCTGGAACCCGATGAACTCGGTGGTCTGCGCGGCGGCGCCCGTGAGCGCCATGTTGGTGAAGGAGCCGTAGAACGCTTCGATCACCGGCCCGAGCAGGAAGATCGCGACCATGATCATGGCCGGAAGCAGCGGAAGCGTCCGGCCGAATGCTCGACGGGCACGGTGCGGGCGGGAAGGGGAATCCCCTCCCCGCCCGGGAGCGCCCGTCGCCACGGCTGTCTGCGTGAGCGACGTCATGACCGTGCGCCTACTTCGTGACGACGTTCTTCGCGCCGCCGACGGCCTGCGGAAGCGCCTGGTCGAACACCTTCTGCGCTTGCGCCGGCGTCTGCTGGCCCGTCATGACCGACTCCATCGCGACCTGGATGTTGTTCGACACGGCCGGGTACGACGAGGTCGCAGGGCGGAAGTTGGTGATCTTGACGAGGTTCGCGAAGAACGCGTTCGTCGGGTTCGACTTCACGTAGGTCGGATCGCTGGCCACGTCGGTACGCACCGGGATGTTCTGGTTGCTCGTCGCGTAGTACAGCGAGTTCGACTTGTTGAGCGCAAGCGAGATGAAGTTCCACGCCGCGGTCGGGTTCTTCGACTTCGAGCCCATCGCGAGCGTCCAGCCGCCTGACATGCTGGTCGCGCCGGGATCTGCGCCGTCCTGGGTCGGCATCTTGGCCTGGCCCATCACGGAGTTCCAGTTGCTCCAGGGCGCGACTCCCGCGCTGCCCCAGCTGCTCGAGACCCACGAACCGTCGAGGCTGATGCCGAGCTTGTTCTGGGAGAGCAGTGCCGGCGTCTGGTTGCCCCAGTTCGGGTCGAGCGCCTGCTGCGCCGTCGGTCCGAGGCCGCCGCCGTAGACATCCTTGATGAACTGCAGCGAGTCCTTGAAGCCCTTCGAACCCGCGACCCACTTGCCGTCGCTCGTGGTCAGCTTGTCGCTCGTGCCGTACAGCAGCATCTCGAAGCCCTGCATGGTCGAGCCCTCGCCCGTTCCCTTGCCGGAATAGATGTTGAACGGGATCACGCCCGGCTCCGCCGCCTTGATCTTCTTGGCGGTGTCGAGGATGTCCTGCCATGTCTTCGGCTGCCACGGCACGGAGACGCCCGCCTTCTGCAGAACCGTCTTGTTGTACCAGAGCGCACGGGTGTCTGTGCCCATCGGGATGCCGTAGAGCTTGCCGTCAGCGCCCTCGCCCGCCTGGCGTGCGTTCGTCGGGAACTGCGACCAGTCGCTCCACTTCTTCACCTCGGAGTCCAGCGGGGCCAGATAGCCGGCAGCGGCATCCGACTTGATGAGGAAGGTGTCTTCATAGAGCACGTCGGGCGCGGTCGCCCCCGACTTGTTCATCAGAGCGAGCTTCGTGTAGTAGTCGTTCTCCGCGGCCTGGATCGGAACGAGCTTGGCCGTGTAGCCCGGGTACTTCTTGTCGAACTGCTTGGCGATGCGCGACATGTAGTTCTGCATCTGCTTGCCGCCGTACGACTCGTACGCGATCGTGATCGTCTTGCTTCCACCGCTGCTGCCGCCCGACGAGCAACCGGTCAGCGCCGCGGCTGCGACCACGCCCACCGCGATGGCGGAGATGATCCGTTTCTTCATGATGCTCCTTTGCCTCATGGTGCAAGGGGTGCCGGGCGATCCGCCGGCACGAACGTCGTTAGTAAATCATTTGCATTTATTGCCGTCAACATGTCAAGACAAACGCTCAGCCACCGATACCAATCCGTGATCAGAGGATGCGCTGGGCGCCGAGCGACGGCGGTCGCGCTCCCCTCCGCGCGGATCCGCACCGCCAGACGATGGGTGACCGGATGCCTGCCACGGCTCGCTCGAGAGCAGCGGATCGATCTCGACCGAATTCATCCAATTATTTGACTGATTGCCGGACTCTCGCGCAGGATGGCCTGCAGTGCACCCCGCGAACGCGCCCGCAACGACGGCGCCGACGAGTGGTGCACCTCTTCCACCGATGACGAATGGAGACGACGATGTCGGCCGAGACCCGGCTCAGAGTTGCCGTGCTGAGCTTCTGGCACGTGCACGCAGACGACTACGCGAAGACCACCGTGCAGCATCCGGACACGGAGCTCGTCGCGGTCTGGGATGACGACGAGGAGCGAGGCCGGGCGGGCGCAGCACGTTTCGGCGTCGACTTCGAACCCGACCTCGATGCGCTCCTCGCGCGCGACGACATCGACGCCGTGACCGTCACGACGTCGACGAAGGATCATCGCGACATCATGGTGAAGGCCGCCAGGGCCGGCAAACACATCTTCACCGAGAAGCTGCTCGCCCCGACGGTCGCCGAGGCCGAGGAGATCATCGGCACCTGCGACGAGAACGGCGTGAAGCTGATCGTCTCGTTGCCCAGGCTCTATCACGGGTACACCCAGGTGGTGAAGGAGGTGCTCGCGAGCGGATCGCTCGGCACCGTCAACTACAGCCGAGTGCGACTCTCGCACGACGGTGCGGTGGTGGGCTGGCTTCCCGAGCAGTTCTACGACGCCGACATCACGTTCGGTCTGGCCCTCGCCGATCTCGGCTGCCATCCCGTCTACCTCACGCAGCTCTTCCTCGGCTCGCGCCCGGCCACGATCGCCTCGACCTACACCCACGTCACCGGGCGCGAGGTCGAGGACAACGCCGTCGTCACCGTCACCTACGACGGCGGCGCCATCGGGGTGATCGAGGCGGGCGTCGTCTCGCCCGACCCGTTCCTGATCGAGATCGGCGGCGCGAGCGGCTGGCTCAGCTATGCGGAGCATGACGAGCACGTGCGCGTCGCGGTCAAGGGCGAAAAGACCCGGCTGATTCCGGTGCCCGATGATCAGCCGAGCGCGTTCGACCAGTGGGTGGCGCACATCCAGCACGGCACCCGCGCCGACGACAACCTGGCGCGCGCCGTGGAGCTGACCCGGCTCGTCGTCGCGGCCAACAACGCCGCCATCAGCACGAAGACGGAGGACTACTCATGATCAAGGTCGGACTGATCGGCGGCGGCGGCATCGCCAGCGCGCACATCCGCGGCTACGACGCGCATCGGGACTCCATCAGAGTCGTCGCCGTGGCGGATGCCTTCGAGGAGACCGCGAAGCGTCGCGCAGACGAGCTCGACGCGACGGCGTACACCGACTACCGCGACATGATCCACACGGAAGAGCTCGACGCCGTCGACATCTGCCTCCCGCACCATCTGCACGCCGATGCGATCGTCGCCGCGGCGGAGGCGGGACTGAATGTGCTGTGCGAGAAGCCGCTCTGCCTCACGCCGGACGAAGCACGCAGGGTCAACGACGCCGTCGCCGCGAGCGGCGTGACGCTGATGAGCGCCCACAATCAGCTCTTCATGCCCGCCGTCGCGAAGGCCAAGGAAATACTGGAGGCCGGCACGATCGGCACCGTGTACGAGGTGCGCACCACGGACTCGTTCTACAACGACTTCGACCCGGCCAACATGGGCTGGCGCGCGCATGCGTCGACCTCAGGCGGCGGGGAGCTCATCGACACCGGATACCACCCCAGCTACCTGATGCTGCACCTCGCCGGCGCCAAGCCCGTTGAGGCGACGGCGATGCTCTCGACGCATCGACTCACCTTCATGGAGGGCGAGGACAGCGCGCAGGTGCTCATCCGCTTCGACAACGGGGTCGTTGGCCAGCTCGTGACGAGCTGGGCCTATCAGCCGGCGACCTCCACGGAGCGGTTCTCCGTGGTCGGCGAGCTCGGGTCGCTCACCAGCGACGGCACCACGATCAGCTACCGGCTGCGCGACGGCGGCGAGGAGTCGTTCACCTTCGACGAGGTCGACACCTTCGCTGCGGAGATCGGATGCTTCGCGCAATGTCTGGAGACCGGGGCCCGACCTCCGCATACCGAGGTGGAGGGCATCCAGGTGCTCGGCATGCTGCTCGCCGCCTACGAGAGCGCGCGGGAGAAGGTCATCGCACCTGTTCTCGACGTCATCGACGGCTGAATCCGGCCGGCGCATTCGGGCCCGGCCGTCCCGCAGACTCACGTTCGGAGCACGAGCATCCGACCGTGGACGTTGCGGAGCGGCCGAGCCCGCGCCGTCGTCAGCGCCCGATGAGGAACGCCTGCGGACGAGGCGACAGGATGTCGTCGAGCACGAGACAAGCGGCGCCGATGGCCGCGACATCCTCGCCTATGGTCGACTCGGAGAACGTGACCTCGTGGGGCAGGCGGTACAGGGGCGACCCCATCACCAGGTCGGGGACGCGACCGAGCACGGCTTCGCTGAGCGGCGCGAAGTAGGGGCCGCCGAACACGACGTGGTCGACGTCGAGCAGATTCACCAGGATCAGCATGGCGCGCGCGATCTCGGTGACCGCGGCATCCACGAAGCGCGCCACGCGTGGATCGTCGTCCGAGCGCAGCATCTGCGCGTAGGCGGCGGCGACCTCCGCGATCGTCATGGTGGCGGCATCCCCCTCGACGACGCCGTCTTCGATCGCATGGTCGACCATGAGGCGCGGCGACAGCGCCCAGCCCAGTCGCCCGCGGCTGGTGCTGTCCTCGCCCTCGACCTCCGACGAGATGTCGCCGACGATGATGCTGCCGACATCACCGGCGTTGTTGGAGAATCCGCGCAGCACCTCCCCGCCGGAGATGACGCCGAGGCCGATGCCGGTGCCGCAGTACATGAACGCCGTGTCGGTGCGCTCGCCCGCCGTGTCCATCCACAGCTCGGCGATGACGGCCGCCGTGACGTCTTTCTCCAGGATCACCGGCAGTCCGAGGGCTGCCGCGAGCTCGTCACGAACGGGAACGTCGTGCCACCCGGTCAGCAGGGGCGGATTGAGCACCACGCCGGTCGCCGTGTCGATCGGTCCGGGAGCCGCGATGCCGACGCCCATGATCCGCTCGGCGTCGACTCCCGATCGCGTGACCAGTTCGGACACCGCCCGCGCGATCCGCGCCACGGTGCGCGAGGCGCGTGCCTCCGGCGTCGTCTTCAGCGTGCGGTGGGCGACGACCTCTCCTGCGAGGTTCAACAGCACGAGAGTGATCACCGACGGGTCGAGGTGCACCCCGACGGCGAATCGTCCGCCGGGCTCCAGCCGCAGGATCGTGCGCGGTTTGCCGACACCGTTGCCGCGGGTGCCCGCCTCCATGACGAGCCCGTCGTGGATGAGCCTGCGCACGATGTTCGTCACGGTCTGCGCCGACAGCCCGGTGCTCGTGGCGACCTCGATGCGACTGACGCCCTCTGTGGCACGTCGGACCGCGTCGAGGATCACCGCCTGGTTGTAGCCCCCGACGGCAGGAAGATTGCTTCCCGCACGCATCGTCATCCCGTCATACCCGTGCCACGCCGGCCGGCGCGTCTGTCGAGACTATCGCCAGAGCGACGCGGCGACGGCGAAGACTCCCGGCTTCTCGCGATCTCGACGAGATCGCCTGAGCCCTCAGCGGGCAGGGGGCGAGCGGCGAACTTTCACGTTTTCGTCGCTCGGTGCATCCACAGTCGGTGCACGGTGTACCGATAGGGTGTTCTGGGCCCGAAGGCGGGCGCCAGAATCCGCCGGGTGGTCCGGTGGGGGGGAAAGGACACAGTGAACACTCGACGCCGTATCGCAACCATCGCCATCGCCGCGGTTCTCGCCACGGGCGCCCTCAGCGGCTGCAGCGCAGCAGCGGGACTCAGCAAGGCGGCAGGATGCGCCGCGCTGGCGAAGGCGGGCAACACCCTTGAGAGCTCGGCCTCCTCCGCCGTCTCCAACGCGACGAGCGACCCGAAGGCCGCCGCCGAGAAGCTGGACAAGGCCGCAGACACGTTCGACGCCGCCGTCAAGAAGATCGGCGACCCGGGCGTGAAGGCCAAGGCGGAGGGCATGTCGACCGCCTACAAGAAGTTCACGACCGACTTCAAGGCCTACGCGAACGACCCGCAGACCGCCGACGCGAGCGCCATCACCGACGACGCCACAGCACTGCAGAACGCCGCGGATGCCGTGGCGAAGGTCTGCGGCGGCAAGTAGCAGACGGTCGGACTCCACACGGTGACGCCCGACTGACACGCAGCCGCCGATGGCCCCCGCGCACCGCGCGGGGGCCATCGCGCGTTTCGGTCACGGCCGCCCGTCGGGTATCGTCGAAGCGAGACAATTTATCTTGACGTCAAGATTATTTCCCGCCGATTTCCGCCGATAGGAGCGTGCAGAGCGCGATGGCCAAGATCATCTACACCCACACAGACGAGGCGCCGCTGCTGGCGACCTATTCCTTCCTTCCGATCGTCTCCGCGTACGCGAAGAAGGCGGGCGTCGAGTTCGAGACCCGCGACATCTCGGTGGCCGGTCGCATCCTCGCGCAGTTCGACCTCGCGGACGACGCTCTGGCGGAGCTCGGCGAGCTGACGGAGTCGCCGGCCGCCAACATCGTCAAGCTGCCGAACATCTCCGCCTCCATCCCGCAGCTGAAGGCCGCGATCAAGGAGCTGCAGGAGAAGGGCTACGACGTTCCCGACTACCCCGACTCCCCCGCGACCGAAGAAGAGGCGGAGATCAGGGCCAAGTACTTCAAGGTGATCGGATCCGTCGTCAACCCGGTTCTCCGTCAGGGCAACTCCGACCGTCGCGCGCCCCAATCGGTGAAGGCGTACGCCAAGAAGCACCCGCACACCAACAAGCCGTTCGGCGAGGGCTCCAAGACGCGGGTCGCCACCATGGGCGAGCACGACTTCAAGAGCAACGAGAAGTCGGTGACCATGGCGGCCGACGACACGCTCACGATCGTGCTGGAGACCGCCGACCGCGAGCAGAACGTGCTGCTCGAGGCGCTGCCGGTGCTGGAGGGCGAGATCGTCGACGCGACGGTGCTGTCGGCATCCCACCTCGACGCGTTCCTGGCGAACGCCCTCGCCACGGCGAAGGCCGACGACGTGCTGTTCTCCGCCCACCTCAAGGCGACCATGATGAAGGTCTCCGACCCGATCATCTTCGGCCACGTGGTGCGTGCCTACTTCAAGGACGTCTTCGAGCAGTACGGCGCTGAGCTCGCCGCCGCCGGCCTCAAGGCGAACGACGGCCTCGGCGCGATCCTCGCCGGCCTGGATGCCCTCCCGAACGGCGCCGAGATCCGCGAGGCGATCGATGCGGCCCTGGCCGCCGGCCCCCGCCTCTCGTACGTCAACTCCGACAAGGGCATCACGAACCTGCACGTGCCCTCCGACGTCATCATCGACGCGTCGATGCCCGCGCTCATCCGCAACGGCGGCAAGCTGTGGGACGGCGAGGGCCTCGAGGACGACACGCTCGCGGTCATCCCCGACTCGTCGTACGCCGGCGTCTACGCCACCGTGATCGAGGACGTGAAGAAGAACGGCCCGCTGAACCCCGCCACGATCGGTTCTGTGGCCAATGTGGGCCTCATGGCGCAGGCCGCCGAAGAGTACGGCTCGCACAACAAGACGTTCGAGATCCCGGTCGCGGGCACCGTCAAGGTGCTGAACAGGGCCGGCGACGTGCTGCTGTCGCACGAGGCGGAGCCCGGCGACATCTGGCGCGCATGCCAGACCAAGGACATCCCGGTCCGCGACTGGGTGAAGCTCGCCGTCGCCCGCGCCCGCGCCACGGGCACCCCCGCCGTGTTCTGGCTCGACGAGACCCGCGGCCACGACGCGCAGATCATCGCCAAGGTGCGCACGTACCTCGCCGACGCCGACCTGGTCGGCGACACCACGGGTCTCACCATCGAGGTGCTCGCGCCCGAGTTGGCCACCGAGTACTCGCTGGAGCGCATGCGCAAGGGCGAAGACACCATCTCGGTCACCGGCAACGTGCTGCGCGACTACAACACCGACCTGTTCCCCATCCTCGAGCTCGGCACCTCGGCCAAGATGCTGTCGGTCGTTCCGCTGATCGCGGGCGGCGGCCTGTTCGAGACCGGTGCTGGCGGCTCCGCGCCGAAGCACGTGCAGCAGCTGCTGGCCGAGAACTACCTGCGCTGGGACTCGCTCGGCGAGTTCTTCGCGCTGGTGCCCGCCTTCGAGAAGTACGCCGACTTCGCCGACGACGCAGCGGCGAAGGTGCTCGCCGACGCCCTCGACCGCGCCACGGCGACGTTCCTCGACGAGGACCGCAGCCCCGGCCGCAAGCTCGGCACGATCGACAACCGCGGATCGCACTTCTACCTCGCCCTGTACTGGGCGCAGGAGCTCGCGAAGCAGACGGATGACGCGGCACTGGCGGCAGCGTTCGCCCCGCTCGCCGAGACCCTCACCGCGAACGAGCAGACGATCGTCGACGAGCTGATCGCCGTACAGGGCTCCCCCGCCGATGTGGGCGGCTACTACCTGCCGGACCCGGCCAAGGCGAGCGCCGTGATGCGCCCCTCGGCCACGTTCAACGAGGCGCTCGCCGCGCTCTGATCGAACCTCACTGCAGCCGTCGGAAGAGCCGCGCTCTTTCCGGCGGCTGCAGTCCTATCCGGGGCATCAGCCATCTCAGCCCCGACGCGATCGCACCGGAAGCCATGGCCCAGTCGTGCCGTGCGTGAGGAATCTCCATGGTGGTCACGCTCATCCCCGCCTTCGCGGCCATGGCGCTCACCACGGGCATCGCGGGGCCGTAGACGGTGTCCAGCTGCGCCGCCGTGAAGTACGTCTGTTCGCCGGAGTACCGCCCGTGTGCGGCCATCTCCGCACCGGGCTGCGCCGCCTCGTAGGCGGAGAAGTCTCCACGGAACCCCTTCTGCACCGTCGTGTCGACCGTGCCGAGGGTCGGCCCGAGCTCGCCGGAGACGTCGATGATGTTGCCGAACAGGTTCGGCAGCCCCGCTCCGAGCTGGATGGCGCACGTTCCGCCCTGCGAGAAGCCGCCGATCGTCCACGCGGACGCCGCGGTCTGCACGGCGAGGTGGGCCCGGATCCAGTTCGGCACGTCGCGGGTGAGATACGTGCGACTGTTGCCGAGCGGGCCGTCGACGCACATCGGGTTGTTCGTGCCCGTCTCGAGCTGGTCCGGCACGACCACGATGGGCGCCAGGCCGCGATTCGTCGACGCGATGGCATCCATCATCGTGCTCAGATGGCCCTGGAGCTCGAGGTCATCCGGCGACGCATCGCGGCTCTGGCCGGAGAGCAGCACGACCACCGGCAACGCCGGCGGATGCGCGACGAGTGCGGCGGGCGGCAGATAGACCAGAGCGGGTCGCGCGGCGAAGTGCGAGACGGTGCCGGGTATCTGCTCCTCGAGCAGGACCCCGGTGGACGGTACGTCGGCGGGCGGCGCCCACGACGCGTAGAGCGCGGGATTCG from Humibacter ginsenosidimutans harbors:
- a CDS encoding carbohydrate ABC transporter permease; the encoded protein is MKLSSPSGRGLKIVSNTILVITGLCFLLPLLWLLIASFDGTANLTLKLPAPFTLDNFTSVLTPSLAFEPLWNSVVISFGCAIITVVIAVLAAYPLSRYRMRINKPFMYGILFGTCLPITAMMVPVYNLFVSLNLLDSVWGTVLFMAATSLPMAIWMMKNFMDSVPITLEEAAWTDGSSMMSTLTRIVVPLMRPGLAVVFIFVFVQAWGNFFIPFVLLLSPDNMPASVSIYQFFGQYGAVAYGKLAAFSLIYSIPVLGLYVVTSRFLGGGSALAGAVKG
- a CDS encoding carbohydrate ABC transporter permease → MTSLTQTAVATGAPGRGGDSPSRPHRARRAFGRTLPLLPAMIMVAIFLLGPVIEAFYGSFTNMALTGAAAQTTEFIGFQNYIQLFQNPDFLKSVWLTILFVVGSAIIGQNVLGLALAMLMRSGHKVVSGIVGTLVVTSWVVPEVVGAFCAYAFFNGGGTLNAILGVVGLKGPDWLYVVPMVSVILANIWRGTAFSMMVYSAAITEVPEEITESAEIDGASGWKRLIYITLPMIRRSISTNLMLTTLQTLSVFGLIYIMTAGGPGTDSSTLPVLAYQEAFKFSQLGLGTAIAVVMLIIGAVFSVIYIRALKPEVD
- a CDS encoding extracellular solute-binding protein: MKKRIISAIAVGVVAAAALTGCSSGGSSGGSKTITIAYESYGGKQMQNYMSRIAKQFDKKYPGYTAKLVPIQAAENDYYTKLALMNKSGATAPDVLYEDTFLIKSDAAAGYLAPLDSEVKKWSDWSQFPTNARQAGEGADGKLYGIPMGTDTRALWYNKTVLQKAGVSVPWQPKTWQDILDTAKKIKAAEPGVIPFNIYSGKGTGEGSTMQGFEMLLYGTSDKLTTSDGKWVAGSKGFKDSLQFIKDVYGGGLGPTAQQALDPNWGNQTPALLSQNKLGISLDGSWVSSSWGSAGVAPWSNWNSVMGQAKMPTQDGADPGATSMSGGWTLAMGSKSKNPTAAWNFISLALNKSNSLYYATSNQNIPVRTDVASDPTYVKSNPTNAFFANLVKITNFRPATSSYPAVSNNIQVAMESVMTGQQTPAQAQKVFDQALPQAVGGAKNVVTK
- a CDS encoding Gfo/Idh/MocA family protein; its protein translation is MSAETRLRVAVLSFWHVHADDYAKTTVQHPDTELVAVWDDDEERGRAGAARFGVDFEPDLDALLARDDIDAVTVTTSTKDHRDIMVKAARAGKHIFTEKLLAPTVAEAEEIIGTCDENGVKLIVSLPRLYHGYTQVVKEVLASGSLGTVNYSRVRLSHDGAVVGWLPEQFYDADITFGLALADLGCHPVYLTQLFLGSRPATIASTYTHVTGREVEDNAVVTVTYDGGAIGVIEAGVVSPDPFLIEIGGASGWLSYAEHDEHVRVAVKGEKTRLIPVPDDQPSAFDQWVAHIQHGTRADDNLARAVELTRLVVAANNAAISTKTEDYS
- a CDS encoding Gfo/Idh/MocA family protein translates to MIKVGLIGGGGIASAHIRGYDAHRDSIRVVAVADAFEETAKRRADELDATAYTDYRDMIHTEELDAVDICLPHHLHADAIVAAAEAGLNVLCEKPLCLTPDEARRVNDAVAASGVTLMSAHNQLFMPAVAKAKEILEAGTIGTVYEVRTTDSFYNDFDPANMGWRAHASTSGGGELIDTGYHPSYLMLHLAGAKPVEATAMLSTHRLTFMEGEDSAQVLIRFDNGVVGQLVTSWAYQPATSTERFSVVGELGSLTSDGTTISYRLRDGGEESFTFDEVDTFAAEIGCFAQCLETGARPPHTEVEGIQVLGMLLAAYESAREKVIAPVLDVIDG
- a CDS encoding ROK family transcriptional regulator, translated to MTMRAGSNLPAVGGYNQAVILDAVRRATEGVSRIEVATSTGLSAQTVTNIVRRLIHDGLVMEAGTRGNGVGKPRTILRLEPGGRFAVGVHLDPSVITLVLLNLAGEVVAHRTLKTTPEARASRTVARIARAVSELVTRSGVDAERIMGVGIAAPGPIDTATGVVLNPPLLTGWHDVPVRDELAAALGLPVILEKDVTAAVIAELWMDTAGERTDTAFMYCGTGIGLGVISGGEVLRGFSNNAGDVGSIIVGDISSEVEGEDSTSRGRLGWALSPRLMVDHAIEDGVVEGDAATMTIAEVAAAYAQMLRSDDDPRVARFVDAAVTEIARAMLILVNLLDVDHVVFGGPYFAPLSEAVLGRVPDLVMGSPLYRLPHEVTFSESTIGEDVAAIGAACLVLDDILSPRPQAFLIGR
- a CDS encoding NADP-dependent isocitrate dehydrogenase, which translates into the protein MAKIIYTHTDEAPLLATYSFLPIVSAYAKKAGVEFETRDISVAGRILAQFDLADDALAELGELTESPAANIVKLPNISASIPQLKAAIKELQEKGYDVPDYPDSPATEEEAEIRAKYFKVIGSVVNPVLRQGNSDRRAPQSVKAYAKKHPHTNKPFGEGSKTRVATMGEHDFKSNEKSVTMAADDTLTIVLETADREQNVLLEALPVLEGEIVDATVLSASHLDAFLANALATAKADDVLFSAHLKATMMKVSDPIIFGHVVRAYFKDVFEQYGAELAAAGLKANDGLGAILAGLDALPNGAEIREAIDAALAAGPRLSYVNSDKGITNLHVPSDVIIDASMPALIRNGGKLWDGEGLEDDTLAVIPDSSYAGVYATVIEDVKKNGPLNPATIGSVANVGLMAQAAEEYGSHNKTFEIPVAGTVKVLNRAGDVLLSHEAEPGDIWRACQTKDIPVRDWVKLAVARARATGTPAVFWLDETRGHDAQIIAKVRTYLADADLVGDTTGLTIEVLAPELATEYSLERMRKGEDTISVTGNVLRDYNTDLFPILELGTSAKMLSVVPLIAGGGLFETGAGGSAPKHVQQLLAENYLRWDSLGEFFALVPAFEKYADFADDAAAKVLADALDRATATFLDEDRSPGRKLGTIDNRGSHFYLALYWAQELAKQTDDAALAAAFAPLAETLTANEQTIVDELIAVQGSPADVGGYYLPDPAKASAVMRPSATFNEALAAL
- a CDS encoding alpha/beta hydrolase, whose translation is MTASIAMFVVGLAIGAAGGWTVEHHGGARHVLASIGRAAGIAEPATPTAAPIAGAGTSIPATQHATRTSVAANPALYASWAPPADVPSTGVLLEEQIPGTVSHFAARPALVYLPPAALVAHPPALPVVVLLSGQSRDASPDDLELQGHLSTMMDAIASTNRGLAPIVVVPDQLETGTNNPMCVDGPLGNSRTYLTRDVPNWIRAHLAVQTAASAWTIGGFSQGGTCAIQLGAGLPNLFGNIIDVSGELGPTLGTVDTTVQKGFRGDFSAYEAAQPGAEMAAHGRYSGEQTYFTAAQLDTVYGPAMPVVSAMAAKAGMSVTTMEIPHARHDWAMASGAIASGLRWLMPRIGLQPPERARLFRRLQ